A section of the Triticum dicoccoides isolate Atlit2015 ecotype Zavitan chromosome 7A, WEW_v2.0, whole genome shotgun sequence genome encodes:
- the LOC119331506 gene encoding uncharacterized protein LOC119331506: MEGSSAASASASMGAAARAARAGAKVCGKEEKVVGVQKAPGSCPYCGGGVVATDVEAKWVLCFLPLCLKNKRRFACTACARRLVTYPAIVQD, translated from the coding sequence ATGGAGGGGTCgtcggcggcgtcggcgtcggcgtcgatgggggcggcggcgcgggcggcgcgggcggGGGCGAAGGTGTGCGGCAAGGAGGAGAAGGTGGTGGGCGTGCAGAAGGCGCCGGGGAGCTGCCCGTACTGCGGCGGCGGGGTGGTGGCCACGGACGTGGAGGCCAAGTGGGTGCTCTGCTTCCTGCCGCTCTGCCTCAAGAACAAGCGCAGGTTCGCCTGCACCGCCTGCGCCCGCCGCCTCGTCACCTACCCCGCCATTGTCCAGGACTAG